DNA sequence from the Acidobacteriota bacterium genome:
TGGTCACCGAGAAGGACGGCCACTGGGGCATCAGGGCGGGTGCCAGCATCGCTCCATCACCCTGAGGCCACTTCGTCGTGCTGCTGGTTGCCCTCCTCGTTGCCGTCCTAGTCCTCGGCGTGATCTACGACATCTCCCTGGGGGCCTGCCTGCTGCTCAAGATGTTCTCGAAGGCACCGGACGGGCCGGAGTCGCCCCGCTACCGCGGGCGCTGAGGTCAGGGCTCCGTGACTTGGGGCGCCGCTCCGCTGGCACTGCTGATGAAGTCACGGTCGAATGTGAGCATGGTCTCGCAATGCGCTGCCGCGCCAAGGTGCAAGGCATCCGCGAAGTCCACGCCCTTCTCTGCTCGGTCGAGCGCTTCGACGAGCAGGTTCGGACGCTCCACCGTGACCCCCGGTAGTCCCGAGAAGGCACGCAGCGCTGCGGCGGCATCCTTGGCGGCAAGACCGTAGACGCTACGCAGGACCCACTCGCACTCGAGGAGGACGGTCGTGCTCACGAAGACGTTCCCCGTCTCGACCACGATTCTCGCCCTGGCGGCCTGTTCCGGATCGTCGCCGGTCAAGTAGCGAACGACGACGTTGGTGTCAATCGCCCGCATGTCGCCGCCTGGCCTCGGCCAGTACGCCTTCCCGCATCTCCTGAGGCGACTTCGGTGGGCCGTCGTAGGCCACGCTGCTGAACACGTCCTCGGGCCGGGTCTCGGGAAGCACGGGCTCGGGCTTGAGCAGGACGCCGTCGGGCGTGTTCTCCACGACGAGGCGCGTTCCGGCTGCCCAGCGCAGCGCCCGGCGAATCGCCTTGGGCAGGATCACCTGCCCCTTGGTCGATAGTGTCGTCGTCAGTGGTTCGGGCATGACATTGGTGGACTCCTCCATGCGGGTAAGTCGAAAGTAAGATACACCGTTCGGGTGCGTAGAGCCAAGTTCGGAAGTCCGTCGCCGGCGCGGTGCGGGCGCGCGGACGAACGGCTGCGGCGGTAGAGTCAGGTCAATGAGCCCGACGCCTTCTTCGCCCCGGCGTAGTGCTGTTGTCCGGCGCGCCGACGACGCGCCGGCGAACCGCGTCGAACTCGGCACCGCGACGACGACCCAGGTCCTGCTCGGCGCCGCCGACGACGCTCCGCACTTCGCCATGCGGCGGTTCCGCATGGAGGACGGCGGCGGGATGCCGCTGCACACGAACCAGGTGGAGCATGAGCAGTATGTGCTGCGCGGGCGAGCACGGATCGTGCTGGGCGACGAGACGGTCGAGGTGGGCGCCGACGACGTGCTGCTCATCCCCGCGGGCCTGCCGCACTCCTACGAAGTGATCGAGGCGCCGTTCGAGTTCCTGTGCCTGGTGCC
Encoded proteins:
- a CDS encoding AbrB/MazE/SpoVT family DNA-binding domain-containing protein — protein: MPEPLTTTLSTKGQVILPKAIRRALRWAAGTRLVVENTPDGVLLKPEPVLPETRPEDVFSSVAYDGPPKSPQEMREGVLAEARRRHAGD
- a CDS encoding cupin domain-containing protein, whose protein sequence is MSPTPSSPRRSAVVRRADDAPANRVELGTATTTQVLLGAADDAPHFAMRRFRMEDGGGMPLHTNQVEHEQYVLRGRARIVLGDETVEVGADDVLLIPAGLPHSYEVIEAPFEFLCLVPNRPDRIDLVG
- a CDS encoding type II toxin-antitoxin system VapC family toxin produces the protein MRAIDTNVVVRYLTGDDPEQAARARIVVETGNVFVSTTVLLECEWVLRSVYGLAAKDAAAALRAFSGLPGVTVERPNLLVEALDRAEKGVDFADALHLGAAAHCETMLTFDRDFISSASGAAPQVTEP